The Deltaproteobacteria bacterium genome has a window encoding:
- a CDS encoding N-acetyl-gamma-glutamyl-phosphate reductase: MTIKAGIVGATGYTGEELLRLLSRHPEVQITLATSTSQPGEKVSEIFPDLKTLDLIFETLHDETIGEKCSVLFSCLPHSESMQHVPNWLRQGIKVIDLSADFRYRTPQAYEKSYGRHTSPDLLAKAVYGLPEIYREKIKKASLIGNPGCYPTSALLGLIPLLKNKMISEEGIIIDSKSGMSGAGRSKVEGGLREDVQDSFYAYSLEKHRHASEIEQEISLIAGKEVSIRFTPHLLPIDRGILSTIYARPKWKCDTKKLLKTFQDFYKGEPFVQVLPEGKFPKIKETTKTNNIQIGAFYDDHSKLVVIITALDNLMKGASSQAVQNMNLICGFEETTGLI; this comes from the coding sequence ATGACTATCAAAGCAGGCATTGTCGGAGCCACTGGCTACACCGGTGAGGAGCTCCTGCGTCTCCTTTCCCGTCATCCTGAGGTCCAGATCACTTTGGCAACCTCAACAAGCCAACCCGGGGAAAAAGTTTCCGAGATCTTTCCCGACTTGAAGACGCTTGACCTCATCTTCGAGACACTCCATGACGAGACGATCGGAGAGAAATGTTCGGTCCTTTTTTCCTGTCTCCCCCATTCCGAATCGATGCAGCATGTTCCCAACTGGTTAAGACAAGGGATAAAGGTCATCGATCTCTCTGCCGATTTTCGTTATCGAACCCCTCAAGCTTATGAAAAATCGTATGGAAGGCATACCTCCCCCGACCTTCTCGCCAAGGCGGTTTATGGTCTTCCCGAGATCTATCGAGAAAAAATCAAAAAGGCGTCACTCATCGGAAATCCAGGCTGCTATCCAACCTCTGCCCTTCTGGGACTTATTCCTCTCCTCAAAAACAAAATGATCTCGGAAGAAGGGATCATCATCGATTCGAAGTCGGGGATGAGCGGTGCTGGACGGTCAAAGGTCGAAGGGGGGTTGCGGGAGGATGTGCAAGATTCCTTCTACGCCTATAGTCTCGAGAAACACCGTCACGCCTCCGAAATCGAGCAGGAGATTTCACTCATTGCCGGAAAAGAGGTCTCTATCCGATTCACCCCTCACCTGCTTCCGATCGATCGAGGGATCCTTTCCACCATCTACGCAAGACCTAAGTGGAAATGTGACACCAAAAAACTCCTCAAAACATTTCAAGATTTTTATAAAGGAGAACCGTTTGTCCAGGTCCTGCCCGAAGGGAAATTCCCGAAGATCAAAGAGACAACGAAGACAAATAATATCCAGATCGGCGCCTTCTATGATGATCACAGCAAACTCGTCGTCATCATCACCGCCCTCGACAACCTCATGAAGGGGGCCTCCTCCCAGGCAGTGCAAAATATGAATCTGATCTGTGGATTTGAGGAAACGACGGGGCTTATCTGA
- a CDS encoding nucleotidyl transferase AbiEii/AbiGii toxin family protein — MAALRLEEIKPRETISEKVTPAPLRQVLKQIFSDVPEGLWLVGGTALAGYYAEHRRSDDLDLFAIDSDTHRATVLAVKGLKKLGVIFEKEKSTPNFYKGHLQLKGHAFTVDVVLDENLHRVGRAIRSDDGVFVADLPSIFAMKAACLLSRCSEKDLYDLAWCFDQVGMIDIDEIVEKGTLVDGGMNVEGMLISLQGATLRQESCHFLLDDSSPAVGEAYRRIVDLQKKLIRALLDYEQGQPPSRETKALADAVKDQKRIR, encoded by the coding sequence ATGGCCGCTCTACGCCTCGAAGAGATAAAGCCGAGGGAGACCATTTCTGAAAAAGTGACTCCAGCTCCTCTTCGGCAGGTCTTGAAACAGATCTTTTCGGATGTCCCTGAAGGACTCTGGCTGGTCGGTGGAACCGCCTTGGCTGGATATTACGCCGAGCATCGGCGATCGGATGATCTGGATTTATTTGCCATCGACTCCGATACCCATCGTGCAACCGTACTTGCCGTCAAAGGTCTCAAAAAGCTCGGGGTCATTTTTGAAAAGGAGAAATCGACCCCAAATTTCTATAAAGGACATCTGCAGCTCAAGGGGCACGCATTTACCGTGGATGTTGTACTGGATGAAAATTTACATCGTGTAGGACGAGCGATAAGGAGTGATGATGGTGTGTTTGTCGCCGACTTGCCCAGTATTTTTGCCATGAAGGCTGCCTGCCTGTTGAGCCGTTGTTCTGAAAAGGATCTGTACGACCTCGCCTGGTGTTTTGATCAAGTCGGAATGATTGACATCGATGAGATTGTTGAAAAGGGAACTCTGGTTGATGGCGGAATGAATGTCGAAGGGATGCTGATCAGTTTGCAGGGAGCCACTTTACGCCAGGAATCGTGTCATTTCTTGCTGGACGATTCAAGCCCTGCGGTCGGCGAGGCCTATCGGAGGATTGTCGATCTTCAAAAGAAATTGATTCGTGCGCTTCTCGATTATGAACAGGGCCAACCACCTTCTCGGGAGACCAAGGCGTTGGCCGATGCAGTTAAGGATCAGAAGAGAATCAGATAA
- a CDS encoding DUF4215 domain-containing protein — protein MKTKNYVASVAILLTLAFLLVPVSSRAATFAVTNINDSGEGSLRQALTDANSTSGSDTISFALGSVSAATITLQSALPAITEGISVEGPESTVVTVDANRTASVFVIDSPGNDQTVTMSRLVIKGADSGGLEGGGIYVGSGDTLNLADASIESNSAGSGPGGGIFNEGTTSLTGVTITGNSAGTDGGGIYIEQGNMIVTNSTISGNTADRDGGGIFYGGGVITLNHATVTNNTADNDYPANNVGDGGGIYGASQGSRINLNNTIVAGNTDKDNGDAGSVTFAPDCVRIVSTIYSLIGIGDACSPSFPDINLIGSATSPIDPKLSPLAGNGGFGRTHTLQSGSPAVDAGSTATQGNSVCASTDQRGFLRPKDGDANGTARCDIGALEVGCGDSIVQSGAAEECDDGNTTNTDSCTNSCQNARCGDEIVGPGEGCDDANTVATDSCTNSCQLAKCSDGIIGPNEECDDSNTTNGDGCDSSCKKEASTVEGGGSSGGAGSGSTTPGGTSTAETPATDPSASPTTSGGGCTLLVR, from the coding sequence ATGAAGACTAAAAATTACGTTGCCAGCGTCGCGATCCTCTTGACCTTAGCCTTTTTGCTCGTGCCAGTTTCATCACGAGCCGCAACCTTCGCCGTAACGAACATAAATGATTCGGGGGAGGGATCGTTGCGACAGGCCCTGACGGATGCCAATTCCACTTCGGGAAGCGACACAATCAGTTTTGCCCTCGGTTCGGTTTCGGCGGCGACGATAACGCTTCAAAGTGCGCTCCCCGCAATAACCGAAGGAATCAGCGTTGAGGGACCTGAGTCAACCGTTGTGACGGTTGACGCAAATAGAACAGCAAGCGTTTTCGTTATCGACAGCCCTGGAAACGATCAGACAGTTACCATGTCACGCCTCGTCATAAAGGGCGCTGATAGCGGCGGACTGGAGGGGGGAGGGATCTACGTTGGATCGGGGGATACTTTGAATCTGGCAGATGCTTCGATTGAGTCTAACTCTGCTGGCAGTGGGCCGGGGGGAGGGATTTTTAATGAAGGAACGACCTCACTCACGGGGGTGACAATCACTGGGAACAGTGCAGGGACAGATGGAGGGGGTATTTATATTGAACAGGGAAACATGATCGTCACCAACAGCACGATCAGCGGTAACACCGCCGATCGGGATGGAGGTGGTATCTTCTACGGGGGTGGCGTGATCACACTCAACCATGCGACGGTTACGAATAATACGGCTGATAATGATTATCCTGCGAATAACGTTGGGGATGGGGGTGGAATTTATGGGGCCTCTCAAGGGAGCCGGATCAATCTGAACAACACGATCGTTGCGGGTAATACGGATAAGGATAACGGAGATGCGGGCAGTGTGACCTTCGCACCTGATTGCGTGCGCATTGTCAGTACTATTTACAGTCTCATAGGGATTGGTGATGCTTGTTCCCCTTCCTTCCCCGACATAAATCTCATTGGTTCTGCGACGAGTCCTATAGATCCCAAGCTGTCTCCTTTAGCCGGAAATGGAGGTTTTGGAAGAACGCACACACTTCAATCAGGTAGTCCTGCAGTTGATGCTGGGAGTACTGCAACCCAGGGGAACAGCGTATGTGCCTCCACGGATCAGAGAGGTTTTCTGCGGCCAAAGGATGGAGATGCCAATGGAACTGCCCGGTGTGACATAGGTGCCCTCGAGGTCGGTTGTGGGGACTCCATCGTTCAGAGCGGAGCGGCTGAGGAGTGTGACGATGGAAATACGACTAACACCGATTCCTGCACTAACTCTTGTCAGAACGCCCGGTGCGGCGACGAAATTGTAGGTCCCGGTGAGGGATGCGACGATGCAAACACTGTCGCTACTGATTCTTGCACGAACTCCTGCCAGCTTGCAAAGTGTAGCGATGGGATCATTGGCCCAAATGAGGAGTGTGACGACAGTAATACAACAAATGGGGATGGATGTGATAGCTCTTGTAAGAAGGAGGCGTCGACTGTCGAAGGTGGTGGTTCATCTGGGGGGGCTGGTAGTGGTTCGACAACTCCAGGCGGAACGAGTACTGCGGAAACTCCAGCAACTGATCCTTCTGCGAGTCCCACAACATCAGGAGGAGGTTGTACCCTTCTCGTTCGATAA
- the cobA gene encoding uroporphyrinogen-III C-methyltransferase, translating into MKKQGKVYLVGAGPGDPGLVTLKAVELIRKADVIIYDYLVNEQLLSYASSNAAFIYAGKKGNQHALEQDEINDLIVEEAVHGKVVVRLKGGDPFVFGRGGEEAEVLARKKIPFEIVPGITSAIAAPAYAGIPVTHRDYTSTVAFVTGHEKETGSGGEVPWEALSKIGTVVFLMGVGNAEQISERLIEAGRAPETPVAVIRWGTHPAQRVVTATLKTVAEEVRRADLKPPSIIVVGDVVRLREQLNWFENKPLFGKRILVTRTREQASELSHHLEEYGASVSEIPTIEIKPPASWRGIDHALASLKKYHWIIFTSVNGVSHFFERLQKKGRDLRDLKGIQIAAIGPATAEAIREKGIRVDSIAEEYRAEGLVRILAAKRIRGKRILIPRAKEAREILVEELKRVGAKVDVVEAYRTIRPKGGADRLQELIQKGEIDLMTFASSSTVENFMKMVGVGATGRSPLHDLVCKIPVASIGPITTKTAKSHGLNVILQPKKYTIPALVQAVLEYFK; encoded by the coding sequence ATGAAGAAACAAGGGAAGGTCTATTTAGTGGGTGCCGGCCCCGGCGATCCGGGACTGGTGACCCTGAAGGCGGTCGAGCTCATTCGGAAAGCGGATGTTATCATCTATGATTATCTCGTGAATGAGCAGCTCCTTTCCTATGCAAGTTCCAATGCTGCCTTCATCTATGCCGGGAAAAAGGGGAATCAACATGCCCTGGAACAGGACGAGATCAATGATCTGATTGTGGAAGAGGCGGTTCATGGGAAGGTCGTTGTCCGTCTGAAGGGGGGAGATCCATTCGTTTTTGGGCGTGGTGGTGAAGAGGCCGAGGTTTTGGCTCGGAAGAAAATCCCTTTTGAGATTGTTCCTGGTATCACCTCGGCGATTGCAGCGCCGGCCTATGCTGGAATACCGGTCACTCACCGGGATTATACATCCACAGTGGCGTTTGTGACGGGGCATGAGAAGGAGACCGGGAGTGGAGGAGAAGTCCCGTGGGAGGCGCTTTCCAAAATCGGCACCGTTGTTTTTCTGATGGGAGTTGGAAATGCCGAACAGATTTCGGAACGATTGATTGAGGCCGGCCGGGCGCCGGAGACACCGGTTGCGGTGATCCGGTGGGGGACACATCCTGCCCAACGTGTTGTTACAGCCACCTTGAAAACAGTGGCCGAAGAGGTCAGGAGGGCCGATTTAAAACCGCCTTCGATTATTGTTGTTGGGGATGTCGTCCGTTTAAGAGAGCAACTCAACTGGTTTGAAAACAAACCGCTTTTTGGAAAACGGATCCTCGTGACACGGACGCGGGAACAGGCCAGTGAACTGAGTCATCACTTGGAGGAATATGGGGCCTCGGTTTCCGAGATCCCGACGATTGAAATCAAGCCTCCTGCCAGCTGGAGGGGGATAGATCATGCTCTGGCTTCTTTGAAGAAGTATCACTGGATTATTTTTACGAGTGTGAATGGGGTCTCCCATTTTTTTGAACGGCTTCAGAAAAAGGGGAGGGATCTCCGGGATCTGAAGGGGATCCAGATCGCCGCGATCGGTCCTGCAACCGCTGAGGCGATACGAGAGAAGGGGATTCGGGTTGACTCGATTGCCGAAGAATATCGCGCCGAGGGGCTTGTGCGTATCTTGGCTGCCAAAAGGATCAGAGGAAAGAGAATCTTGATCCCGCGAGCCAAAGAGGCGCGTGAGATTTTGGTTGAAGAACTAAAGCGAGTCGGGGCGAAGGTGGATGTCGTTGAGGCCTACCGGACGATCCGGCCCAAAGGGGGGGCTGATCGATTGCAAGAATTGATTCAAAAGGGCGAAATCGATCTGATGACATTTGCAAGCTCTTCGACGGTCGAAAATTTTATGAAAATGGTTGGTGTAGGGGCAACCGGCCGGTCGCCCCTACATGATCTCGTTTGTAAAATTCCAGTTGCCTCGATTGGGCCGATTACGACAAAGACCGCCAAGTCCCATGGTCTCAACGTGATCCTTCAGCCAAAAAAATACACGATTCCGGCATTGGTCCAAGCGGTTCTTGAGTATTTTAAATAA
- the hemC gene encoding hydroxymethylbilane synthase, giving the protein MSKKSLILGTRGSKLALWQANFVKDLLEKEYEGLKVDLKVIQTSGDKLKDKPLPEFGGKYLFLKEIEEAILARKVDIGVHSMKDVPAVMVEGMAIGAILKREDPRDVFISKKYASLLQLPKKTKIGTSSLRRESQLRNFRPDLEVVSLRGNVDTRLRKVMKGDPPAIVLAAAGLTRLGYQDKITEYLPTTLMLPGVGQGAIGLEIRAGDTEVSKTIEFLNDMETSYCLGAERSYMREIGGDCRAPVAAFAEIHGMTLKLTGMVASPDGRDLIRDRVEGNFREAEDLGKQLAKSLFSQGAREILRTASEHSKK; this is encoded by the coding sequence ATTTCCAAAAAAAGCCTGATCCTGGGGACACGAGGGAGCAAGCTGGCGCTTTGGCAGGCCAATTTTGTCAAAGACCTCCTCGAAAAGGAATACGAGGGACTTAAGGTTGATCTCAAGGTCATTCAGACCTCTGGTGATAAATTAAAAGACAAACCGTTGCCGGAATTTGGTGGTAAGTATTTATTTTTGAAGGAGATTGAAGAGGCGATCCTGGCGCGAAAGGTTGATATTGGGGTTCATAGCATGAAAGATGTCCCCGCGGTGATGGTGGAAGGGATGGCGATAGGGGCCATTCTGAAGAGGGAGGATCCGAGGGATGTTTTTATTTCAAAAAAATATGCTTCGCTCCTTCAACTCCCTAAAAAGACGAAGATCGGGACCAGCTCGCTTCGTCGGGAGTCCCAACTCAGGAATTTTCGACCGGATCTCGAGGTGGTTTCCCTCCGAGGGAATGTTGACACACGTTTGAGGAAGGTGATGAAGGGAGACCCACCAGCGATTGTTTTGGCTGCCGCTGGGCTGACTCGTCTTGGGTATCAGGATAAGATTACAGAGTATCTCCCGACGACGCTCATGCTTCCCGGCGTAGGACAAGGGGCGATTGGCCTTGAAATCCGAGCTGGAGATACCGAGGTCTCAAAGACGATTGAATTTTTGAATGACATGGAAACCTCTTATTGCCTCGGGGCGGAAAGAAGTTATATGAGAGAGATCGGTGGTGATTGCCGCGCCCCTGTGGCTGCCTTTGCCGAGATCCATGGAATGACGCTGAAGCTGACAGGAATGGTCGCATCACCCGATGGCAGGGATCTTATTCGCGATCGGGTAGAGGGAAATTTTAGAGAGGCGGAAGATTTGGGAAAACAACTTGCCAAATCGCTCTTTTCCCAGGGGGCACGGGAAATACTACGCACAGCATCTGAACACAGTAAAAAATGA
- a CDS encoding class I SAM-dependent rRNA methyltransferase, with the protein MTGKVTINRHGTDRVLNGHPWVFRSDITETEKAEAGEIVEILSFKRRFLGYAFYNPLSQITLRVLTKRREKVDQEFWRRRFVKAIDRRHSDPNGASRLIFSESDQLPGLIVDRYRDVIVFQTLSFGMDRLKGFWIDLIEEGLKPSAIVERNEPAVREKEGLTKERGIVRGGLSSPLMIEEAGRSLFVDPLEGHKTGLYLDQSENHIAAARYASGRVLDLFCYQGGFSVPVSKNADEVVAVDSSVPALQMTRQNLDQNRIQNVQLVEANAFDTLRSYDERREKFQTVILDPPPFVATKEVSGARRGYKEINLRAMKILSEGGILITCSCSQNFTPQMFYDMLLEAAHDTHRELQLLERRGAASDHPVLLTFPESNYLQCWVLRVI; encoded by the coding sequence ATGACCGGTAAAGTCACAATCAACAGGCATGGAACCGACAGGGTCCTGAACGGCCATCCCTGGGTCTTCAGATCGGATATTACGGAGACAGAAAAGGCAGAGGCAGGAGAAATTGTTGAAATCCTCTCCTTCAAGAGGCGTTTTCTCGGATATGCCTTTTATAACCCCCTCTCTCAGATCACGCTTCGCGTCCTGACTAAAAGGCGCGAGAAGGTGGATCAGGAATTCTGGAGAAGAAGGTTTGTGAAGGCGATCGATCGTCGTCACTCCGATCCGAATGGTGCCTCACGTCTGATCTTCAGCGAATCGGATCAACTGCCGGGACTCATCGTCGATCGATATCGCGACGTCATCGTTTTTCAAACCCTGTCGTTTGGAATGGATCGATTGAAGGGATTCTGGATTGACCTGATCGAAGAGGGCCTCAAACCATCGGCAATCGTCGAGAGGAACGAACCTGCCGTCCGGGAGAAAGAAGGTCTCACGAAGGAGCGGGGGATCGTTCGTGGAGGTCTCTCAAGTCCTCTCATGATCGAAGAGGCGGGTCGATCACTCTTTGTGGATCCCCTCGAAGGACACAAGACCGGTCTTTACCTTGACCAGTCAGAAAACCATATCGCAGCGGCCCGGTATGCCTCGGGTCGTGTCCTGGATCTCTTTTGTTACCAAGGCGGCTTTTCGGTCCCTGTTTCCAAAAATGCCGATGAGGTTGTCGCGGTTGACAGTTCCGTTCCAGCCCTCCAGATGACCCGTCAAAATCTTGATCAAAACAGGATCCAGAACGTTCAGCTTGTTGAGGCCAATGCCTTTGACACCCTCCGCTCCTATGACGAGAGGAGAGAGAAATTTCAGACAGTCATCCTGGATCCGCCACCGTTTGTTGCCACAAAAGAAGTTTCCGGGGCACGACGAGGCTATAAAGAGATCAACCTCCGTGCGATGAAGATCCTCTCAGAGGGGGGCATCCTGATCACCTGTTCCTGCTCCCAAAATTTTACTCCGCAAATGTTCTATGACATGCTCCTCGAAGCGGCTCATGATACACATAGGGAACTTCAACTGCTGGAAAGAAGGGGGGCAGCTTCCGATCACCCCGTTCTCCTCACATTTCCAGAATCGAACTATCTTCAGTGTTGGGTGTTGAGGGTGATTTGA
- a CDS encoding DUF2283 domain-containing protein has translation MKLSYDAEVDAAYIRLEEGKFEVTAHELSEDVIVNYAPDGRIVGIEILSASKHLFGNKKSPQVILENIRAVNQ, from the coding sequence ATGAAATTGTCTTATGATGCAGAGGTTGATGCCGCGTACATTCGCTTAGAAGAAGGCAAATTTGAGGTGACGGCTCATGAACTTTCAGAGGATGTCATTGTCAATTATGCGCCGGACGGTCGAATCGTCGGAATCGAGATCCTTTCAGCCTCAAAGCATCTTTTTGGGAATAAGAAGTCTCCTCAAGTTATTCTTGAAAATATCCGGGCTGTGAATCAATAG
- a CDS encoding DUF111 family protein, protein MKFLKRKLIILETNLDNMNPEWFEFVSERLFKFGALDVTLIPISMKKSRPAVLLQVLIEPKKQTSALQIIFEETTTLGIRSYPVDRYELQREVRSVKTPYGNVRVKIGKGPDGKIMNVAPEYQSCLEVARKRKIPIKRIYGLAQAEFSK, encoded by the coding sequence ATGAAATTTCTAAAACGAAAGCTGATCATCCTCGAAACCAACCTCGACAACATGAACCCCGAGTGGTTTGAGTTCGTCTCGGAGAGGCTTTTTAAGTTCGGTGCCCTCGATGTGACACTGATACCGATCTCGATGAAAAAATCGCGTCCGGCAGTCCTCCTGCAGGTTTTGATCGAACCCAAAAAGCAGACCTCGGCCCTTCAGATTATTTTTGAGGAGACGACAACCCTTGGAATTCGATCCTATCCCGTGGATCGTTACGAGCTCCAGCGTGAGGTTCGATCTGTAAAAACTCCCTACGGAAATGTTCGAGTAAAAATTGGCAAAGGCCCTGACGGTAAAATCATGAATGTCGCCCCCGAATATCAGTCGTGTTTGGAGGTGGCGAGAAAAAGAAAAATTCCGATAAAAAGGATCTACGGTCTTGCGCAGGCGGAATTCTCAAAATGA
- the larB gene encoding nickel pincer cofactor biosynthesis protein LarB: protein MTPDKIKKILEDVSAGRLSPDEAFLNLKDLPYEDLGFARLDHHRELRTGVPEIVFGEKKEIGQIVKIVERLRERSDVVIVTRIDEEKGRELAKKFPEGEFYSVARIFAMGKKKDREEKKGKIVVLAAGTADLPVAEEAGCTARLLGSPVEAIYDVGIAGLHRLLAEVPRLREASVIIAIAGMEGALPSVVAGLVGRPVIAVPTSVGYGTGLQGISALLSMLNSCVPGITVVNIDNGVGAAVAAHLMNRV, encoded by the coding sequence GTGACACCAGACAAGATAAAAAAAATATTGGAGGATGTTTCTGCTGGGAGACTTTCTCCGGACGAAGCATTTTTAAACCTGAAAGACTTGCCGTATGAAGACTTAGGTTTTGCCCGGTTGGATCATCATCGTGAACTCCGAACTGGCGTTCCTGAAATCGTCTTTGGTGAAAAGAAAGAGATTGGGCAGATCGTGAAGATTGTGGAACGGCTGAGGGAGAGAAGCGATGTCGTGATTGTGACGCGCATTGATGAGGAGAAAGGGAGGGAGTTAGCCAAAAAATTTCCGGAGGGCGAATTTTATTCGGTGGCCCGGATCTTTGCTATGGGCAAGAAAAAGGATCGGGAAGAGAAAAAGGGGAAGATCGTCGTCCTGGCTGCAGGAACCGCTGACCTTCCGGTTGCGGAAGAGGCAGGATGTACGGCTCGATTACTCGGAAGCCCCGTTGAGGCGATCTATGATGTCGGGATCGCCGGGCTTCATCGGTTGCTGGCAGAGGTTCCGCGGCTTCGAGAGGCGTCGGTCATCATTGCTATCGCTGGTATGGAAGGGGCTCTTCCTTCGGTGGTTGCCGGACTTGTCGGAAGGCCGGTTATTGCGGTGCCAACATCGGTCGGTTATGGAACAGGGTTACAGGGGATTTCGGCCCTTCTCTCGATGCTGAACTCCTGTGTGCCGGGGATTACGGTGGTGAATATCGACAATGGGGTTGGGGCGGCGGTAGCGGCACATTTGATGAATCGGGTATGA
- a CDS encoding HlyC/CorC family transporter, with product MTSEIIQISLWSALCLVLEAIFSGAELALVSCDKLRLTHRSARGERGAKIALWLARRPEWFFSTTLLGQNLFIVGNSVLVTFFIFKHFGYEYEFLGLGLAPLILIFGEAVPKSIFQQRADKLATLVSPFILVFSYLLYPIVWALSKLTMLLLGGVKGTLLAGHQVTSESLELLLKDAEISEALSPDLKKTMMRTLSFPKRKVHEIMTPLVDLFSLRDTMSVKESLHLASGENRSLIPIFQRRAHNVVGVVSVYDLLLARKLTVPVSELMQLPLYVSELTSVRDLFLLLRKERNNFAVVVDEFGGAVGVVTTEDILEKVVGEIRDEYDHGKKNWNKVSPYRYVFRGRTRLDEINETFFWGLPKNRCETLAGFMIDQFGRIPQKGDILHYGQLTFMVKEATPRSVDEIIIEIEEKT from the coding sequence ATGACTTCAGAGATCATACAGATTTCCCTTTGGTCAGCCCTCTGCCTTGTTCTGGAAGCTATTTTTTCCGGGGCAGAACTTGCCCTTGTCTCGTGCGACAAATTACGACTCACCCATCGTTCCGCTCGCGGCGAACGAGGGGCGAAGATCGCCTTGTGGTTGGCCAGGCGGCCGGAGTGGTTTTTTTCGACGACGCTTCTTGGCCAGAATCTTTTTATCGTCGGGAATTCTGTCCTCGTGACATTTTTCATCTTTAAACATTTTGGTTATGAATATGAATTCCTCGGATTGGGGCTTGCCCCGCTCATTCTCATCTTTGGAGAGGCGGTTCCCAAATCGATTTTTCAGCAAAGGGCGGACAAACTTGCAACCCTCGTTTCTCCTTTTATTTTGGTCTTTTCGTATCTTCTTTATCCGATTGTTTGGGCTCTCTCAAAACTGACGATGCTGCTTCTGGGGGGGGTTAAAGGGACACTACTCGCTGGCCATCAAGTCACTTCGGAGTCCCTCGAACTTCTTCTGAAGGATGCGGAGATCTCCGAGGCACTGTCTCCGGATCTCAAGAAAACGATGATGCGTACACTTTCATTTCCGAAGAGAAAGGTCCACGAGATCATGACCCCCCTGGTCGATCTCTTCTCCTTGCGGGATACGATGAGCGTCAAGGAGTCGCTGCATCTCGCCTCCGGTGAAAATCGTTCCTTAATCCCTATTTTTCAGCGCCGTGCCCATAATGTTGTTGGTGTTGTGAGTGTTTATGATCTCCTCTTGGCACGCAAGTTGACAGTGCCGGTTAGCGAGCTGATGCAACTCCCCCTTTATGTTTCCGAATTGACGAGTGTCAGAGATCTCTTCCTCCTCCTTCGGAAGGAGCGGAATAATTTTGCTGTTGTGGTCGATGAGTTCGGTGGGGCTGTAGGGGTGGTAACTACAGAGGATATTCTTGAAAAAGTTGTTGGAGAGATTCGGGATGAATATGATCACGGCAAGAAAAATTGGAACAAGGTCTCTCCTTATCGCTATGTTTTTCGAGGGAGAACCCGTTTGGATGAGATTAATGAGACTTTTTTCTGGGGGCTTCCAAAAAATCGTTGTGAAACCTTGGCTGGGTTTATGATTGATCAGTTTGGTCGCATTCCTCAAAAGGGGGATATTCTTCACTACGGCCAATTGACTTTCATGGTGAAGGAGGCTACCCCACGCAGTGTTGATGAAATCATTATTGAAATCGAAGAAAAGACTTAA
- a CDS encoding HlyC/CorC family transporter: MLTTFIIILALLGLSASFSSFETALFSLSPLEKHRLQSGTGLSPFIGKILEKPRELLTTVLLGNELVNVAISILGGGIFLELFRGYDIRIVYVVAIVVTTFMVLVFGEIIPKNVAIRSRVIVSQFLIFPYNFFAWLVTPFRVVLTYITDRLVGLFGADPQRRLIVEEEFQTLLEMGQKEGTLADLEGTLIKNMLDFSSMTVAQIMTPRQEIVAIPESFSLKQVFEILRNHRYSRIPVYRENIDHWIGILHVKELIRLRLSAADEISIPSLLKPFVEIKPQQKLSTALEEFKQKRVHMGIVRNEEGFCVGLVTMDDLLGRIFS, encoded by the coding sequence ATGTTAACCACCTTTATCATCATTTTAGCCCTCCTGGGGCTCTCGGCCTCGTTCTCCAGCTTCGAAACCGCCCTTTTTTCCTTATCCCCACTTGAAAAACATCGATTGCAGTCCGGGACCGGGCTTTCTCCATTCATCGGAAAGATTTTGGAAAAACCTCGTGAGTTGCTGACCACCGTTCTTTTAGGAAATGAACTTGTGAACGTCGCGATTTCCATCCTCGGAGGGGGGATTTTTTTAGAACTCTTTCGAGGTTACGATATCCGGATTGTTTATGTCGTTGCGATCGTTGTGACCACATTTATGGTCCTTGTTTTTGGAGAGATTATTCCCAAAAATGTGGCGATTCGAAGCCGGGTCATTGTTTCCCAATTTTTGATCTTTCCTTATAATTTCTTCGCCTGGCTTGTGACTCCGTTTCGGGTTGTGCTGACTTACATCACGGATCGTCTTGTCGGTCTTTTTGGGGCCGATCCTCAACGGCGGTTAATTGTTGAAGAGGAATTTCAGACGCTTCTTGAGATGGGTCAGAAAGAGGGGACGCTGGCTGACCTCGAAGGCACCCTGATCAAGAATATGCTCGATTTCTCCTCAATGACCGTGGCCCAGATCATGACGCCACGGCAGGAGATTGTTGCGATCCCGGAAAGTTTTTCCTTGAAACAGGTTTTCGAAATTCTTCGAAATCATCGGTATTCCAGGATCCCTGTTTACAGAGAAAATATCGACCATTGGATCGGGATTCTTCACGTAAAGGAATTGATTCGGCTTCGATTATCGGCAGCGGATGAAATTTCAATTCCGTCGCTCCTGAAACCTTTTGTTGAAATCAAACCACAGCAGAAGCTTTCCACGGCTCTCGAGGAATTCAAACAAAAACGGGTTCACATGGGGATTGTCCGAAATGAAGAAGGATTTTGTGTGGGTCTTGTGACGATGGATGACCTCTTGGGGAGGATATTTTCCTAG